Proteins encoded within one genomic window of Anastrepha ludens isolate Willacy chromosome 4, idAnaLude1.1, whole genome shotgun sequence:
- the LOC128859689 gene encoding splicing factor 3B subunit 6 — MNKRNNIRLPPEVNRLLYVRNLPYKITSDEMYDIFGKFGAIRQIRVGNTPETRGTAFVVYEDIFDAKNACDHLSGFNVCNRYLVVLYYQSNKAFKRLDVDKKQEELNNIKSKYNLKTPEAP; from the exons ATGAATAAACGCAATAAT ATTCGTTTGCCTCCTGAGGTGAATCGACTGTTGTACGTACGAAATTTGCCCTATAAAATTACATCGGACGAAATGTatgatatttttggaaaatttggaGCGATAAGGCAAATTCGCGT TGGTAATACACCGGAGACTCGTGGAACAGCCTTTGTTGTCTACGAAGATATATTCGATGCTAAGAATGCATGTGATCACCTGTCTGGTTTCAACGTTTGTAATCGCTATCTCGTTGTGTTGTACTACCAATCGAATAAAGCTTTTAAACGCCTGGATGTGGATAAAAAACAAGAAGagctaaataatataaaatccaaatataatttaaagacgCCTGAGGCACCTTAA
- the LOC128859686 gene encoding zinc finger protein 420-like produces the protein MNKPAPYSISSICRICLELLQTENIYDLFAVPGLAKKLSVCTSLSVELHDGFPHNICGICFTRLNDMQDFQKMCVESVEKFQEMVAQNLITDQSSALAVLETGGVDAAQNEVVDDDETIDFDPLLNHKLELIENAEDVFKMLENVDKESADNVIGVKQTSGVNSNEKISEQIRIFSGDSDCQNSNTSDFEPFGNEEEEIRSSESDDEKPLAARLRKSRRSKRALRKEDIIDDGLDADEYDDNKKQKAKQKHRARLSGEDISANSIECHICQKKFRKAERYEEHMRHHNDKLPHQCSVESCLKGFTTANGLRLHMEHCHAETCDSYPCPEEGCGRIFPRTRLLNWHLRKVHKIAKELREPKCYTCSQCEKVFRCPMALKKHMYKHDGKELPFPCNICGKRFVINSALKDHLMRHAGIKNYVCPYCGVGKTTRQEWNTHINTHTQEKKFNCSQCTYASHNKQNLRMHVKIVHEKIKDYACQYCGKTFGKSNACKMHEMTHTGEKRCECKVCGKRFLYAKALTKHLKTHEKRVLRAIEVYRKRQIENGFMSADAPDVPIPALPSTELHTQEAHQKVAEEILKVCAESTASIPKNPRRVERVDISELAGTAVNPIPSVAVPSWSPQINFMMKEGPYICPDCGQGFNGQGNLKRHHRIVHEGVKDFACRFCHKRFAKAQTLKHHEMTHTGEKPHECNSCGKRFIQYVALKRHMKIHMNKPPPIIPPSVYEAREELEMQEREKLETKRKKQEARAAIAELAREQLHEMEQQVPEEKEQLSDSCLKLAIKENQEFIKIDPMSELSSNPELNVGLGEFPHINTSTMGT, from the coding sequence ATGAATAAACCTGCGCCTTATAGTATTAGTTCGATTTGTCGAATTTGCTTGGAGCTCCTACAGACTGAAAATATctacgatttgtttgctgttcctGGACTAGCCAAAAAGTTAAGTGTCTGCACATCACTTTCGGTGGAACTCCACGACGGATTTCCTCATAATATTTGTGGCATTTGTTTTACACGTCTAAATGATATGcaagattttcaaaagatgtGTGTTGAGTCCGTTGAAAAGTTTCAGGAGATGGTGGCCCAAAATTTAATAACAGACCAATCGAGCGCATTGGCGGTACTGGAAACTGGTGGTGTGGACGCAGCACAAAATGAAGTTGTAGATGATGATGAGACTATTGATTTCGATCCACTTTTAAATCATAAACTTGAGTTGATTGAGAATGCAGAGGACGTTTTCAAAATGCTAGAAAATGTAGATAAAGAAAGTGCGGATAATGTGATAGGCGTGAAACAGACCAGCGGTGTCAATAGTAATGAGAAGATATCTGAACAAATTCGGATATTTAGTGGTGATTCTGACTGTCAAAATAGCAATACATCCGATTTTGAACCCTTTGGCAACGAGGAAGAAGAAATCAGAAGTAGTGAAAGTGATGATGAAAAACCATTAGCTGCCCGTTTACGGAAGTCTCGACGATCAAAGAGGGCTTTGCGAAAGGAAGATATAATCGACGATGGACTTGATGCTGATGAATATGAtgataataaaaagcaaaaggcGAAACAGAAACATCGTGCTCGTTTAAGTGGTGAAGATATTTCAGCCAATAGCATAGAGTGCCACATTTGTCAAAAGAAGTTTAGAAAAGCGGAACGCTATGAGGAGCACATGCGACACCACAACGACAAGTTGCCCCACCAATGTTCGGTGGAATCATGTCTGAAAGGATTTACCACTGCTAACGGACTTAGATTACACATGGAGCATTGTCACGCTGAGACATGTGATAGCTATCCATGTCCTGAAGAAGGTTGTGGCCGCATATTCCCACGAACCCGCCTACTCAATTGGCATTTACGTAAGGTTCATAAAATTGCTAAAGAGCTCCGAGAGCCAAAGTGCTACACGTGTAGCCAATGCGAAAAAGTGTTCCGCTGCCCCATGGCGCtaaaaaaacatatgtacaAGCACGATGGAAAGGAGCTACCTTTTCCTTGCAATATTTGCGGCAAACGTTTTGTAATAAACAGTGCACTTAAAGATCATCTTATGAGGCATGCGGGAATTAAAAACTACGTTTGTCCGTATTGCGGTGTTGGTAAAACAACTCGACAGGAGTGGAACACGCATATAAATACACACAcgcaggaaaaaaaatttaattgctcaCAATGCACTTATGCGTCgcataacaaacaaaatttacgcATGCATGTGAAGATTGTGCATGAAAAGATTAAGGATTACGCATGTCAGTACTGTGGTAAAACATTTGGTAAATCGAATGCTTGCAAAATGCATGAAATGACTCATACTGGTGAGAAGCGATGTGAGTGCAAGGTTTGCGGGAAGCGATTCCTTTATGCCAAAGCCTTGACGAAGCACCTTAAAACTCATGAAAAACGTGTTCTACGGGCCATTGAGGTGTACCGCAAGCGCCAGATCGAAAATGGTTTTATGTCGGCCGATGCACCGGATGTACCAATACCCGCACTGCCATCTACGGAATTGCATACACAGGAGGCGCATCAAAAGGTGGCTGAAGAGATACTTAAGGTTTGTGCAGAATCAACTGCCTCAATACCTAAAAATCCTCGACGTGTTGAACGCGTTGATATTTCCGAACTAGCAGGTACAGCAGTGAATCCTATACCATCTGTAGCAGTACCGTCGTGGTCCccacaaattaattttatgatgAAAGAAGGACCTTATATCTGTCCAGATTGCGGTCAGGGTTTTAATGGTCAAGGAAACCTTAAACGGCATCATCGAATTGTACATGAAGGCGTTAAGGACTTCGCTTGTCGTTTTTGTCACAAACGATTTGCTAAAGCACAGACGCTCAAACATCATGAGATGACTCATACCGGCGAAAAACCGCATGAGTGCAATAGTTGTGGAAAACGTTTTATTCAATACGTGGCACTGAAACGTCACATGAAGATACATATGAATAAACCGCCACCAATAATACCACCAAGTGTGTACGAGGCACGCGAAGAGTTAGAGATGCAAGAGCGTGAAAAGTTGGAAACGAAACGTAAGAAACAGGAAGCACGTGCGGCTATAGCAGAATTAGCTCGGGAGCAGCTGCATGAAATGGAACAACAAGTGCCAGAGGAAAAGGAGCAGTTATCTGACTCATGTTTAAAACTAGCGATAAAAGAAAACCAGGAATTCATAAAAATCGATCCTATGTCGGAATTAAGTTCGAATCCAGAACTAAATGTGGGTTTAGGTGAGTTTCCGCACATAAATACCAGCACCATGGGCACATGA